GTTGATAACCAAAAATTAATTTATAAATCTTTCGATGCTCCATGTGCTCCATTGGAATCTTAACGGAATTAACGCATGGTGGAACTGGGCATGAAAGCTGAAATGTCCATGTGATTTCTAAAGCTTATGGGGTGAAAGTTTCTTTAATGCTCTTTATTCCCGTGGTTTTGTTGCTCCAGGTAAACCTCCAGATATTTTATGAGCTCCTTAACGCTTGGCATAACAACGTCGGGTTTTGCTTTGCTCCTTTCGATGTCCTCAAGTGTATTAACCCCGGTGAGCACCATTATCGCTTTGGCGTTTATCCTCCTTGCAAACTCTATATCTGTGTCTAGCCTATCCCCCACAACCCAGATTTCATCGGCGTTCAGCTTCTCTTTTACAACTTCAAAAACCGGCCTGTTGGGCTTGCCGATTATTAAGGGCTCCTTCTCTGTTGCAGCTTTTAGGGCGGCAATTATCGAGCCGGCCCCAGGTAGAATGCCCTCTTCACTTGGGTAAGTTGTGTCGGGATTAGTCCCTATGAAGAGTGCACCATTCCTTATGGCCAAACAGCCGTATTTGAGCTTTTCGTAGGTTAAAGCAGGGTCAAGGCCGACCACAACGTATTCTATTTCCTTCCATCGTTTTCTTGCCTCCTCAACGCTTATTATGGGCCATCCTATTGATTTTATCTCTTCCAGAAGTCCTTCTCCACCGATTGCAAAAACGTTGCCCCTCTCAAAGTTTCTGCTCAAATACCTAGCCGTCGCATATCCTG
The Thermococcus sp. 2319x1 DNA segment above includes these coding regions:
- a CDS encoding HAD-IIA family hydrolase, yielding MIGIIFDMDGVIYRGKEPIEGANEVIEFLKANKVPFIFLTNNSTRNARMYREKLQKMGIDVGEDRIITSGYATARYLSRNFERGNVFAIGGEGLLEEIKSIGWPIISVEEARKRWKEIEYVVVGLDPALTYEKLKYGCLAIRNGALFIGTNPDTTYPSEEGILPGAGSIIAALKAATEKEPLIIGKPNRPVFEVVKEKLNADEIWVVGDRLDTDIEFARRINAKAIMVLTGVNTLEDIERSKAKPDVVMPSVKELIKYLEVYLEQQNHGNKEH